One window of Treponema denticola genomic DNA carries:
- the truB gene encoding tRNA pseudouridine(55) synthase TruB, protein MELNKNLIVPFAKQAGLTSFASMSVVKKALSTKKVGHTGTLDLFADGLLVLLTGQLTRLADIISAEKKTYEAWVEFGMETDTLDPEGEPVLTAPLPSYKNLTESIPSFLGKILQKPPEFSAIKINGKRASDRMRSGEKIEIAEREIEIFKIELKGIITDSGLEFIKGDFTNINTEIKIRYAHIVVECSKGTYIRSLVRDLARKASSCAYVRALRRTAVGNFKLEDAAGCSLLNDFSAVSEKFYKQKEIASSEITEKAFSFSPKTAENLKLPYLFLDRKYLNDFYNGKKIKFNWFLNTDEVLENATGSDLENKKICAFCDNLWIGIIGLNKNYLKYETVIKN, encoded by the coding sequence ATGGAATTAAATAAAAATCTTATCGTCCCGTTTGCAAAACAGGCGGGACTTACCAGCTTTGCTTCAATGTCGGTGGTAAAAAAAGCTCTTTCGACAAAAAAGGTAGGCCACACAGGAACCTTAGATCTTTTTGCCGACGGCCTTTTAGTTCTTCTTACAGGACAATTAACCCGCCTCGCCGACATAATTTCAGCCGAAAAAAAGACTTATGAAGCATGGGTAGAGTTCGGAATGGAAACGGATACCCTCGACCCTGAAGGCGAACCTGTTTTGACAGCCCCCCTTCCCTCTTATAAAAATTTAACGGAATCCATTCCCTCTTTTTTAGGAAAAATACTCCAAAAACCGCCCGAATTTTCTGCAATAAAAATAAACGGAAAAAGAGCTTCCGACAGAATGCGCAGCGGCGAAAAGATAGAAATTGCAGAGAGGGAAATAGAAATTTTTAAAATAGAGCTTAAAGGTATAATTACCGATAGCGGTTTGGAATTTATTAAAGGCGATTTTACAAATATAAACACCGAGATAAAAATAAGATATGCCCATATAGTCGTGGAATGTTCAAAGGGAACATACATCCGCTCCCTTGTAAGAGACCTTGCAAGGAAGGCATCTTCTTGTGCCTATGTTAGAGCTTTGCGGAGGACGGCAGTCGGAAACTTTAAACTTGAGGATGCGGCAGGATGTTCTCTTTTAAATGATTTTTCTGCAGTATCGGAAAAGTTTTATAAACAAAAAGAAATTGCTTCTTCGGAAATAACGGAAAAGGCATTTTCTTTTTCTCCTAAGACAGCAGAAAACTTAAAATTACCTTACCTTTTTTTAGATAGAAAATATCTAAACGATTTTTATAACGGAAAGAAGATTAAATTTAATTGGTTTTTAAATACCGATGAAGTTTTAGAAAATGCCACAGGCTCCGACTTAGAAAACAAAAAAATATGCGCCTTTTGCGATAATTTGTGGATCGGCATTATAGGGCTAAATAAAAACTATTTAAAGTATGAAACCGTGATAAAAAATTAA
- a CDS encoding ABC transporter permease → MSYMQNKNLRFWLSVSLLILVIMGILILCFEPNTYNPDIQFQSPSLKHIFGTDQFGRDVFLRSVQGFISVFFLAAAIFALSFMIALYMGSVLAYYGGLADEVFFHISNFLLCFPVMIALVILAAVFGAKTETMVITMIVLNSFWLIRLIRAEIIVFKNNDFILNLKILGASDNRIIVYHLIPQSFKLMLPQTGMILGHIILSISAYSFLGFGVKPPHADIGLIMQESIRYMNIAPWTVLCPGLLQFAVILCFTQLSEAFRTAGEKRRAKHLVL, encoded by the coding sequence ATGAGCTATATGCAAAATAAAAACTTGCGGTTCTGGTTGTCCGTATCTCTTTTGATCTTAGTCATTATGGGTATTCTTATTTTGTGTTTTGAGCCGAATACATACAACCCTGATATACAATTTCAAAGCCCTTCGCTTAAACATATTTTCGGAACGGATCAGTTCGGCCGCGATGTTTTTTTAAGGAGCGTGCAAGGTTTTATATCCGTTTTCTTTTTAGCAGCGGCTATTTTTGCCCTTTCATTTATGATCGCTCTTTATATGGGATCCGTCTTGGCTTATTACGGCGGGCTTGCGGATGAAGTGTTTTTTCATATCAGTAATTTTTTGCTCTGTTTTCCCGTTATGATAGCCCTTGTTATTTTGGCTGCCGTATTTGGTGCAAAAACCGAAACAATGGTAATTACAATGATTGTTTTAAATTCTTTTTGGTTGATCAGACTAATACGGGCTGAAATTATAGTGTTTAAAAACAACGATTTTATTTTAAACCTGAAAATACTCGGCGCAAGCGATAACCGTATTATCGTTTATCATTTAATACCGCAAAGTTTTAAGCTGATGCTGCCGCAAACCGGAATGATTTTAGGGCATATCATCTTATCAATATCGGCGTATTCGTTTTTAGGTTTCGGGGTAAAGCCTCCCCATGCCGATATCGGCCTTATCATGCAGGAATCCATACGCTACATGAATATTGCTCCTTGGACGGTGCTCTGTCCGGGCTTACTGCAATTTGCTGTCATTCTTTGCTTTACCCAATTATCCGAAGCGTTCAGAACGGCAGGAGAAAAACGGAGAGCAAAACATCTTGTTTTGTAA
- a CDS encoding tetratricopeptide repeat protein, which produces MKKSIVLFFILLVSFRIFADYKSEYDNLLSARNLEGIAALLPKWEKAEPKNPELYIAYFNYYLLKGQRSTHSLDTYKKDNTNSLALVDKKTNKIAGYLNNNIWYEKEDVDKALSYLEKGLKFSKNRLDMYFGRIHILGEIGEYEKQSQKIIEVLKLGKEINHKWLWSMNEVIPASESENFFLISINEYYKAWLQKSLPQTLSAAEKTCEAQLKLYPKNIEVHNYLALAYIDQGKFKEALNVLLKADKLANEDYVIIFNIGRCYEALKQYDKAKEYYLRMKKNPNKQVQDMADQKLSELKNLTK; this is translated from the coding sequence ATGAAAAAAAGTATTGTATTATTTTTCATTTTGTTGGTGTCATTTCGGATTTTTGCCGATTATAAATCCGAATATGACAATCTGCTTTCGGCAAGAAATTTAGAAGGGATTGCAGCTCTCCTGCCCAAATGGGAAAAGGCAGAGCCCAAAAACCCCGAACTCTACATTGCCTATTTTAATTATTACCTGCTTAAAGGTCAAAGGTCTACACATTCATTGGATACCTATAAGAAGGATAATACTAATTCCTTGGCCTTGGTGGACAAAAAAACAAATAAAATCGCAGGTTATTTAAACAATAATATCTGGTACGAAAAAGAAGATGTCGATAAAGCCTTGTCATATTTGGAAAAAGGATTAAAATTCAGTAAAAACCGCTTGGATATGTATTTTGGAAGAATTCATATTTTAGGCGAAATAGGAGAATATGAAAAGCAATCACAAAAGATTATAGAAGTTCTAAAACTTGGAAAAGAGATAAATCATAAATGGCTTTGGAGCATGAATGAGGTAATTCCGGCATCAGAAAGTGAAAACTTTTTTCTAATTTCGATAAACGAGTATTATAAAGCTTGGCTTCAAAAAAGTCTCCCTCAAACCCTAAGTGCTGCAGAAAAAACATGTGAAGCCCAATTAAAGCTATATCCTAAAAATATTGAAGTTCATAACTATTTGGCTTTGGCATATATCGATCAAGGAAAATTCAAAGAGGCTTTAAATGTGCTATTAAAAGCCGATAAGCTCGCAAATGAAGATTATGTAATTATCTTTAACATAGGCAGATGCTATGAAGCCCTAAAGCAATACGACAAGGCAAAAGAATACTATCTTCGTATGAAAAAAAATCCCAACAAACAAGTTCAAGATATGGCAGACCAAAAACTTTCAGAGCTAAAAAATTTAACCAAATAG
- a CDS encoding ATP-binding cassette domain-containing protein, with amino-acid sequence MELIHVENLSVRFPEQTEPVLKDLNFTVQKGEIFCITGETGSGKSLTERTTGGLLPAHACLSGTVMWKGLDFYALKEAEKQSIRKNEMGFVLQNSASALNPLLTCKQQLRLAWKTKSASDETLCALLQEVKLNPPEKILKLYPFQLSGGMKQRFLIALGIIGSPEVLFLDEPTKGLDNALRKDTIALIQNIHKTKKLTIVLVSHDLEMAEEISDSLMVMHGGLIYETGNTKELFKNPIHPYFKRLLDSLPSRGMKTFDGFPLLDRDLNEISNSGGIQSKMMKIDDEHFVRVCTC; translated from the coding sequence ATGGAACTTATACATGTTGAAAACCTATCCGTACGCTTCCCCGAACAAACCGAACCCGTGTTAAAGGATTTAAACTTTACGGTACAAAAGGGAGAAATCTTTTGTATTACCGGTGAGACCGGTTCGGGAAAATCGCTTACGGAACGTACTACCGGCGGTCTATTACCGGCTCACGCCTGTTTATCGGGAACGGTTATGTGGAAGGGCTTGGATTTTTATGCGCTTAAAGAAGCTGAAAAGCAGTCTATCCGTAAAAATGAAATGGGCTTTGTGTTGCAAAATTCGGCCTCCGCCCTTAATCCCCTGCTTACCTGCAAGCAGCAGCTCCGCCTTGCATGGAAAACGAAATCGGCCAGCGATGAAACATTATGCGCTCTTTTACAAGAAGTAAAACTTAATCCCCCTGAAAAAATCCTCAAGCTCTATCCTTTTCAATTATCGGGCGGAATGAAACAGCGATTTTTAATTGCGCTTGGAATTATAGGGTCTCCTGAAGTACTTTTTCTTGACGAGCCGACTAAGGGGCTGGACAACGCATTACGCAAGGATACAATAGCGCTGATACAAAATATCCATAAAACAAAAAAGCTTACGATAGTTTTGGTAAGCCATGATTTGGAAATGGCGGAAGAGATTTCCGATTCTCTTATGGTTATGCATGGCGGCTTGATATATGAAACGGGAAATACAAAAGAGCTTTTTAAAAATCCCATCCATCCTTATTTTAAACGTTTATTGGATTCTCTTCCTTCACGCGGAATGAAAACCTTTGACGGTTTTCCTTTGCTGGATCGGGATTTAAACGAAATCAGCAACAGCGGAGGTATTCAGTCAAAGATGATGAAAATAGACGATGAGCATTTTGTGAGGGTGTGTACATGTTAA
- a CDS encoding ABC transporter substrate-binding protein, translated as MKKLIVFFIVFTLLLSPVFAMGSGEGDLNSLPAKEKRLVLGAALDFKGNQEAGTLVFDTIVTLDAERRVQPAAVESWTVNKDSTEFVLHLRKGLSYSDGTEASAEDLKKSIEVLGKTQFRSYSPKLKHIDIIDKTSVKVVMKAPFLFLLDELEKIQLVPAKFLQENGTITEYIGSGPYILKDYEKNVRAVLVKNPNYWERKPYKMETLIWQVIPDGEARKLALQSGQVDVIGITEHYAGSIPLTVSYELSNLKEFTKLLQDPKSYTIVFSIGLNYKKDFLKDTALRHALQYVINRESLTKDIFFGQADPCGYLFNPSFNDGPKNKKPFVYDLQKAKDILAKAGYTWNNGVLTKNGKRISFTYVSTASPQQKDIAVFVQKALQEIGIEVTIEAVNSPIAVEKVKKGEWDIAFSLSLFEPLTTSLEFGGLHSKYHEFGIGFGITPETIKTAETILEAADLQTFKTAVSKYWDIQWEEYPFIPLYTQTRRAFYKKGLSGFNFSKSAYKIDLSNVQWDK; from the coding sequence ATGAAAAAACTAATTGTATTTTTTATTGTCTTTACCTTACTTTTATCTCCCGTTTTTGCTATGGGAAGCGGAGAAGGCGATTTAAATTCCCTTCCTGCAAAGGAAAAGCGTCTTGTTTTAGGAGCAGCTCTCGATTTTAAGGGAAACCAGGAAGCCGGTACCCTTGTCTTCGATACTATTGTTACCTTGGATGCGGAAAGAAGGGTGCAGCCGGCTGCAGTTGAAAGCTGGACGGTAAATAAGGATAGTACCGAATTTGTACTCCATTTGCGGAAAGGTCTGAGTTATTCGGACGGTACGGAAGCAAGTGCCGAGGACTTAAAAAAATCGATTGAGGTCTTAGGCAAGACGCAGTTTAGAAGTTATAGTCCTAAGTTGAAGCACATTGATATTATAGATAAAACTTCCGTAAAGGTGGTAATGAAAGCTCCATTTCTTTTTCTCTTAGATGAACTTGAAAAAATTCAGCTCGTTCCCGCAAAATTTTTACAGGAAAATGGCACCATTACCGAGTACATCGGCTCAGGCCCTTACATCCTAAAAGACTACGAAAAAAATGTAAGAGCTGTTTTGGTTAAAAATCCCAACTATTGGGAGAGAAAGCCTTACAAGATGGAAACCCTTATTTGGCAGGTGATACCTGACGGTGAGGCCCGTAAGTTAGCTTTGCAGTCCGGGCAGGTGGATGTTATTGGTATTACGGAGCATTATGCAGGCAGCATTCCTTTAACGGTGAGCTATGAGCTTAGTAACCTAAAAGAATTTACAAAATTACTGCAAGATCCTAAATCGTATACAATCGTGTTCAGTATCGGTTTAAACTATAAAAAAGACTTTTTAAAAGATACGGCATTACGCCATGCTTTGCAGTATGTTATAAATAGAGAATCTTTGACAAAGGATATCTTTTTCGGACAAGCAGATCCTTGCGGTTATCTTTTTAATCCTTCTTTTAACGATGGACCTAAAAACAAAAAGCCCTTTGTCTATGACCTTCAAAAAGCAAAAGATATACTAGCAAAGGCAGGTTACACGTGGAATAACGGAGTCTTGACAAAGAACGGTAAAAGAATTAGCTTTACTTATGTTTCAACCGCGAGCCCTCAACAAAAAGACATTGCCGTTTTTGTTCAAAAGGCCTTACAGGAAATAGGTATTGAAGTAACTATCGAAGCTGTAAATTCACCTATCGCTGTTGAAAAAGTAAAAAAAGGAGAATGGGACATAGCTTTCTCTCTTTCCTTATTTGAGCCTTTAACAACGTCATTGGAGTTCGGAGGGCTTCATTCAAAATACCATGAATTCGGTATAGGCTTCGGTATTACACCTGAGACAATTAAAACTGCCGAAACAATATTGGAAGCGGCCGATTTACAAACCTTTAAAACAGCAGTTAGTAAATACTGGGACATTCAATGGGAAGAGTATCCCTTTATTCCGCTTTATACGCAAACACGCAGGGCCTTTTATAAAAAGGGTTTAAGCGGTTTTAACTTTTCAAAAAGTGCATACAAGATAGACTTGTCAAACGTTCAATGGGATAAATAG
- the rbfA gene encoding 30S ribosome-binding factor RbfA — protein sequence MSEFRLARLGEQIREEISALICSGKIKDPRVSSLLSVNRVIVSGDLAYAKVYVSSFLDEHKTKQGVRGLENASGFIRTSLAKKLHIRQCPELTFIFDKSIKEGIDMVNKLESLEYFTEPDEDEESAGNSEAD from the coding sequence ATGAGTGAGTTTAGGCTTGCAAGATTGGGCGAGCAGATAAGGGAAGAAATTTCGGCTCTTATTTGCTCGGGTAAAATAAAGGATCCGAGAGTTTCTTCTCTTCTTTCCGTAAACCGAGTAATCGTTTCCGGAGATCTTGCCTATGCAAAGGTCTATGTTTCAAGCTTTTTAGATGAACATAAAACAAAGCAGGGAGTAAGAGGCTTGGAAAATGCTTCAGGTTTTATAAGAACCAGCCTTGCAAAAAAGCTTCATATAAGGCAGTGCCCTGAACTCACTTTTATATTCGATAAGAGTATAAAGGAAGGAATAGACATGGTAAACAAACTTGAAAGCCTTGAGTATTTTACCGAACCCGATGAAGATGAAGAAAGCGCCGGTAATTCGGAAGCCGATTAA
- a CDS encoding ABC transporter permease has translation MIILKHKVSGVFITETQAEQYAAEHNLNLPFKEAYFNWLKGIIRGDLGNSLITGDSVVSEIKTSFSKTLILALIALLTQVCISFPFGMYAAWKNKPSLNKLTEMWGICSMSIPFFWLALLVVWICAAKLKLHFVIGYHGIKSLLIPGILLGIMGSGYFIQIIKSKTILVLQEGYIELARAQGLSPRKILFGHVLKNISAPCVAILAINVIALLGGSVLIEKIFSIPGFGLLMFNASGNKDYIMLSGGILFIGILVLTINLLADMYYIKMDRRASYELYAK, from the coding sequence ATGATCATATTAAAACACAAGGTATCGGGTGTATTTATAACCGAAACACAGGCAGAACAGTATGCAGCCGAGCATAATTTAAACCTTCCCTTTAAAGAAGCCTATTTCAACTGGTTAAAAGGAATAATCCGCGGCGATTTGGGGAATAGCCTTATTACAGGTGACAGTGTCGTAAGCGAAATTAAGACAAGTTTTTCAAAAACGCTTATATTGGCTCTTATCGCATTGCTTACGCAAGTTTGCATTAGTTTTCCGTTCGGCATGTATGCCGCATGGAAAAATAAGCCCTCCCTCAATAAGCTTACGGAAATGTGGGGAATATGTTCGATGAGTATTCCTTTCTTTTGGCTTGCCTTACTGGTAGTATGGATATGCGCTGCAAAACTAAAACTGCATTTTGTAATAGGCTACCACGGAATAAAAAGCTTACTCATACCCGGCATTTTACTCGGCATAATGGGCTCAGGATATTTTATCCAAATAATAAAGAGTAAGACTATCTTGGTATTACAGGAAGGCTACATCGAATTGGCAAGGGCGCAGGGCTTGTCTCCGCGAAAAATCCTATTCGGCCATGTACTGAAAAATATTTCCGCTCCTTGTGTTGCTATTCTGGCAATAAACGTCATCGCTCTTTTAGGGGGCTCTGTACTAATCGAAAAAATATTTTCGATTCCCGGCTTTGGCCTTTTAATGTTTAATGCCTCAGGTAATAAAGACTATATTATGCTGTCGGGAGGAATTTTGTTTATAGGTATACTGGTGCTTACGATAAACCTTCTTGCGGATATGTATTATATAAAAATGGATAGGAGGGCAAGCTATGAGCTATATGCAAAATAA
- the infB gene encoding translation initiation factor IF-2, with protein sequence MDIENTNKPDIILNKKSSKAADSKPEPGKTDSKKKVVVKVSKTSAKSKKPESSSEETSGGKTSVKQVISVKKASSQSSKPAEASIRERKADERFEETKKTAPRIEKEEKQPERKKLSPSSMDSIDFASKRPNVKAGNLADSGRRNNRGQGNHPQRPGGQGQGQTGQGRRRESNFSGAQARAYSDGKKQSFRTGQGGQQGRPQGRSGDRPQNRTGFGGPRPGVAPAPIPLEKNKAQTNKKAHKAKKEIYNKKNKEDEFFEERLLNQKKKQKEKIHNIPKQIEIMESISVSELAKKMNLKASELIGKLMGMGMMVTMNQSIDADTATILASEYDCDVKIVSLYDETVIESKEDDLSDLNPRPPVVTIMGHVDHGKTKTLDAIRSSNVIAGEFGGITQHIGAYTVQTHGGKITFLDTPGHEAFTMMRARGAEITDIVVLVVAADDGVMPQTIEAINHARDAKVPIIVAVNKVDKPEANVDKVKTRLSELGLMPEEWGGNTMFVEISALKKLGLDNLLDTILLQAEVLELKANYTCNAEGKVIESRIDHGRGVVATIIVQRGTLRTGDPYVAGIYSGRVRAIFNDRGEKIDEATPSMPVEILGLEGMPNAGDPFQVTDSERIARQISDKRQELKRFEDSRNVKKVTLDNLYETIHDGEILELKVIIKGDVQGSVEALKQSLEKLSTPEIRLNVIHASAGAINDSDVMLAAADSNALIIGFNVRPTPQAKLLADQEKVDIRKYTVIYKAVEEIQLAMEGMLSPDIKEQVIGMVEVRNTFKVPKIGKIAGCYVLEGVVKRNCAVHVIRDGIVVHSGKLSSLKRFKDDAKEVAAGFECGIGIEDFNDIQVDDQLEIIEMIQVARKLSDSEKYKAPEIKEEGTEADE encoded by the coding sequence ATGGATATAGAAAACACAAATAAGCCTGATATAATTCTCAACAAAAAAAGCAGTAAAGCTGCGGATTCTAAACCTGAACCCGGTAAAACTGATTCTAAAAAGAAAGTAGTTGTCAAAGTTTCAAAAACTTCGGCAAAATCCAAGAAGCCTGAATCATCATCGGAAGAGACTTCCGGAGGAAAAACATCCGTAAAACAGGTTATTTCCGTCAAAAAAGCTTCGTCTCAAAGCTCAAAACCTGCAGAAGCATCTATAAGAGAAAGAAAGGCAGATGAAAGGTTTGAAGAAACAAAGAAGACAGCACCTCGCATTGAAAAAGAAGAAAAACAGCCTGAAAGAAAAAAACTGTCTCCGTCTTCAATGGATTCGATAGATTTTGCAAGTAAACGACCCAATGTAAAGGCCGGAAACCTTGCAGACTCAGGCCGAAGAAATAACCGCGGCCAGGGAAACCATCCGCAACGGCCGGGAGGTCAGGGACAAGGCCAAACCGGGCAAGGAAGGCGGCGCGAAAGCAATTTTTCAGGAGCCCAAGCACGAGCCTATTCCGACGGAAAAAAACAGAGTTTTAGAACAGGACAAGGCGGACAGCAGGGCAGGCCTCAGGGTAGATCCGGCGATAGGCCCCAAAACAGAACAGGATTCGGCGGCCCCAGACCCGGAGTTGCTCCGGCGCCGATTCCACTTGAAAAAAACAAGGCTCAAACAAATAAAAAAGCCCATAAGGCCAAAAAGGAAATATATAACAAAAAAAACAAGGAAGACGAATTTTTTGAAGAACGCCTCTTAAATCAAAAGAAAAAGCAAAAAGAAAAAATTCACAATATTCCTAAACAAATCGAGATAATGGAATCGATTTCGGTTTCGGAATTGGCAAAAAAGATGAATCTAAAGGCCTCGGAGCTTATTGGAAAGCTGATGGGCATGGGAATGATGGTTACGATGAACCAGTCCATCGATGCCGATACGGCAACGATTCTTGCATCGGAATATGACTGCGATGTCAAAATTGTAAGCCTCTACGATGAAACGGTTATCGAAAGTAAGGAAGACGATTTATCCGATCTAAACCCGAGGCCTCCCGTCGTAACCATAATGGGACACGTTGATCACGGTAAGACCAAAACCCTTGATGCCATCAGAAGCTCTAATGTTATAGCAGGAGAATTCGGAGGTATTACTCAGCACATAGGTGCCTATACGGTACAAACACACGGAGGCAAGATCACCTTCCTCGATACTCCCGGACATGAAGCCTTTACTATGATGCGTGCACGAGGAGCCGAAATTACGGACATCGTTGTTTTGGTAGTTGCAGCCGATGACGGCGTTATGCCTCAAACCATTGAAGCCATCAACCATGCACGCGATGCCAAGGTTCCCATAATAGTTGCAGTAAACAAGGTCGATAAGCCCGAAGCAAATGTAGACAAGGTAAAGACCCGCCTTTCCGAATTAGGCCTCATGCCTGAAGAATGGGGTGGAAACACTATGTTTGTTGAAATCTCGGCTCTAAAAAAACTTGGACTGGACAACCTCTTGGATACGATTCTTCTTCAAGCCGAGGTGCTTGAACTAAAGGCCAATTATACATGCAATGCTGAAGGAAAGGTTATAGAATCCCGCATTGACCACGGAAGAGGTGTTGTTGCAACCATTATCGTTCAACGCGGAACATTGAGAACCGGAGACCCTTATGTTGCAGGTATTTATTCCGGCCGCGTAAGAGCTATCTTCAATGACAGGGGCGAAAAAATCGATGAAGCTACTCCGAGTATGCCCGTCGAAATCCTAGGTCTTGAAGGTATGCCCAATGCAGGCGACCCCTTCCAAGTTACGGATTCGGAGCGCATAGCCCGCCAGATTTCGGACAAAAGGCAGGAGCTCAAACGCTTTGAAGATTCAAGGAATGTTAAGAAGGTTACCCTCGATAACCTTTATGAAACAATCCATGACGGAGAAATATTGGAGCTTAAAGTTATCATAAAGGGAGACGTTCAAGGTTCCGTAGAAGCCTTAAAGCAGTCTTTGGAAAAACTTTCCACACCCGAAATAAGGCTCAATGTAATACATGCTTCGGCAGGAGCCATCAATGATTCCGATGTTATGCTTGCCGCCGCCGACTCGAATGCCTTAATCATAGGCTTTAACGTACGCCCCACTCCTCAAGCCAAACTTTTGGCCGATCAGGAAAAGGTCGATATACGAAAATACACGGTTATCTACAAGGCTGTTGAAGAAATTCAGCTCGCCATGGAAGGAATGCTTTCCCCCGATATTAAGGAACAGGTCATAGGTATGGTCGAAGTCAGAAATACATTTAAGGTTCCCAAAATCGGAAAAATTGCCGGCTGTTATGTTCTTGAAGGTGTCGTAAAGAGAAACTGTGCAGTCCATGTTATCAGAGACGGCATAGTCGTTCACTCGGGTAAACTTTCCTCATTAAAGAGATTTAAAGACGATGCAAAAGAAGTTGCAGCAGGCTTTGAGTGCGGTATCGGTATCGAAGACTTTAACGACATACAGGTTGATGACCAGTTAGAAATTATCGAGATGATTCAGGTTGCCCGAAAACTAAGCGACAGCGAAAAATACAAGGCTCCCGAAATCAAAGAAGAAGGAACCGAAGCCGATGAGTGA
- a CDS encoding helix-turn-helix domain-containing protein: MTTEIKKYHNGNYAEYRIEVFPGIIIEHYFCEGGKAWNSPPSTYMPKEDILIHHCRYGRFESLLENGSYLSLGMGKMTLSSSLSSLQEVESIIPAELYEGISIVFSYKQFPSWLTALFSTWSIEFSSIISKFNLSKCWYYIAANDEMEKIFLELYDLFDTRTLPLIQLKVLELMYHFSVDTALCGKSKMSVPQTHSKLVKRICAMMIHTTCPITELVLQSNINYNLFQKIFKLVYGTSPSLYRQEYKMNRAASLLKNTDRTVLDIALEQGYENPGKFAAAFKRMMGLTPQEFRKLESPIRLDKLHN; encoded by the coding sequence ATGACAACTGAAATAAAAAAATATCACAACGGAAATTACGCGGAATACAGGATAGAGGTCTTCCCCGGCATAATAATAGAGCATTATTTTTGTGAAGGGGGAAAGGCATGGAACTCCCCTCCTTCTACATATATGCCGAAAGAGGATATATTGATACATCATTGCAGATATGGACGTTTTGAATCGCTTCTTGAGAACGGTTCTTATCTATCCCTTGGTATGGGGAAGATGACACTTTCCTCTTCTCTTTCCAGTCTGCAGGAGGTAGAGTCCATTATTCCTGCCGAGTTATATGAGGGAATCTCGATTGTTTTCTCATACAAACAATTTCCGTCATGGTTGACTGCCTTATTTTCTACATGGAGCATAGAGTTTTCCTCCATTATTTCTAAATTTAATCTTTCAAAATGCTGGTACTATATCGCTGCAAACGACGAAATGGAGAAAATTTTCTTAGAACTATATGATTTGTTTGATACACGTACTTTACCGCTCATACAATTAAAAGTGTTAGAGCTTATGTATCATTTTTCTGTTGATACTGCTTTATGCGGAAAGAGTAAAATGAGTGTTCCGCAAACCCACAGTAAACTCGTAAAAAGAATATGTGCAATGATGATACATACGACGTGTCCTATAACGGAGCTGGTTTTACAGTCAAATATAAATTATAACCTTTTTCAAAAAATATTTAAATTGGTTTATGGAACCTCGCCCAGCCTTTATAGACAAGAATATAAAATGAATAGGGCGGCATCTCTTCTGAAAAATACCGATAGAACAGTCTTGGATATAGCCCTTGAGCAGGGCTATGAAAACCCGGGTAAATTCGCTGCTGCCTTTAAAAGAATGATGGGGCTTACCCCGCAGGAATTTAGGAAATTGGAATCCCCTATCCGGCTTGATAAATTACACAATTAA
- a CDS encoding ABC transporter ATP-binding protein gives MLKVEHISYRYNKKAKPIIEDMSFELHENEIIGITGGSGSGKSTAVHCILGLLKPEKGRILFNDVPVHLLKRDKKLHTCIQLVMQNPENSFNPHKTLSYSLNEIRHFIPAKPEKTVFEKKIVDKMHELQLNTSLLNRYPEEVSGGQLQRFSILRALLLEPKIIIFDESTSMLDTSVQAKIVRLLLQIKEKNKLAYIFISHDLKMLSLIADKFVYL, from the coding sequence ATGTTAAAGGTTGAACATATATCGTACCGCTATAATAAAAAGGCAAAACCTATCATTGAAGATATGAGTTTTGAGCTGCACGAAAATGAAATTATCGGTATTACAGGCGGAAGCGGTTCGGGTAAGAGCACAGCAGTGCACTGTATCTTGGGCTTATTAAAACCCGAAAAGGGACGCATTTTGTTTAACGATGTTCCGGTTCACCTGTTAAAACGGGATAAGAAGCTGCATACCTGTATTCAGTTGGTTATGCAAAATCCTGAAAATTCTTTTAATCCTCATAAAACGCTCTCATACAGTTTAAACGAGATACGGCATTTTATACCGGCCAAACCTGAAAAAACCGTATTTGAAAAAAAGATTGTAGATAAGATGCATGAGCTTCAACTGAATACAAGCCTCCTGAATCGGTATCCTGAGGAAGTCTCAGGCGGTCAGCTCCAGCGTTTTTCAATATTGCGCGCCTTACTTTTGGAGCCTAAAATTATTATTTTTGACGAATCGACTTCTATGCTTGACACAAGCGTGCAGGCAAAAATTGTCCGTTTGTTATTGCAAATAAAAGAAAAAAATAAGCTGGCCTATATTTTTATCAGCCACGACTTGAAAATGCTTTCGTTAATTGCCGATAAGTTTGTTTATTTGTGA